Part of the Henckelia pumila isolate YLH828 chromosome 2, ASM3356847v2, whole genome shotgun sequence genome is shown below.
AAATCCTGAAAATTGTGTTTGGTGGCATGATTTTGAATTCATTCCCATAACTTTTGTTAGCTTGATGGTTGGGTAAATCAAGTTCGGGTAAATATCATGCAGTATGGACTCCACTTACTGTATGATATTCCCTTTGCCTTGAGTAAATGCAAAATGTGTCTACATTTTTGTTGCTCTGTTATCTGAACACTTTGCATTAGTGAATACTGATAACTGGAACTCTAGTTGCCAGAATCTGTGCTTTTTTTATTTGTCATAGCTTTCAGCATCTCAAGATTTCTAGGTTTGTGCAGTCCCTCGAAATTTCAGATTGTTGGAGGAACTTGAACGTGGAGAAAAGGGCATTGGAGATGGCACTGTAAGCTATGGAATGGATGATGGAGATGACATTTACATGCGATCATGGACTGGTACTATTATAGGTCCTCACAATGTGAGTATACTATGTTTATTTCGGAAGTGTCGATGCTACCCAGTAGcatggcagattttgattggGACCCACTGTTTTTTACTAATCATGGGGTTACACACCGTTTATTTCATCTAACCTCACTTTTCAGTTGCACACACACCATTCCTTTGTCATGATCAAGTGTTTGTACTCTCATTGAGTGTTTTGATCTGAATACTATGGTTGCAAAATTCTTGTAGAAAACATGTTGGCTTTATCCCTTGTTTGTGTTATTCGTACTCATGGCATGTACATACAGTTTTTTTGCTCATTGAACATTTGTCATATCAATGAAAATCACTTGAATGAATTTTTTTCTCCAATGTCAGTCTGTACATGAAGGGCGTATTTACCAGTTGAAGCTATTCTGTGATAAAGATTATCCGGAAAAGCCTCCCAGTGTTCGTTTCCATTCTCGGATCAACATGTCTTGCGTAAACCATGATAGTGGCGTAGTACGAACACGATTATCTCTTTTgtctattttcatttttttttaaatcaagaatACGGAACTACGGTTAAGCGAGGATATTATAGAGCCCATTTTTTTGTTTATCGTCTAGGTGGAGTCCAAGAAATTTGGACTTCTATCTAATTGGCAGCGAGAGTACACAATGGAAGACATACTGACACAGTTGAAAAAGGATATGGCTGCTCCTCACAATCGCAAGCTGGTCCAGCCTCCTGAAGGGACATATTTTTAGTGTAATGGTTTTACAAGCATATAGTAATATGCCATTAAAATGTAAAAGGAAAAGTTCATGAAGGCTTTTTCCTATCAACCTCTCTtggtttttttttctcttctgCAACTCTCTCTTTCGTTCATGAGATTTCTCACTGTGAATTTAAAGTATAACGTCATTATATGAACCTTTCTATTTTTTCAGTTTCTTTTCCTCTCATGGGATGATTTCTCTATTGGTTATAGGTTTATGTTGTGCAAGTTTTCGGATCGTGAAGATTTTATGTTCATTTGGATcgattaaatttatttacttaTCATGCAAACAGTTGTTTAAAACTTTAAATGACTCGATGTGAAATTTTTATATGATGTCTAAAATGATCTATCTGAAAGACATGAGCCaataatttatcaaaatttttagaatgttttttaatatatataaaatttgataatgatTAATGACTTCttttataacaaaacataatCAACACTCAACAGTGATGTGatgtgtatattatattatatttaaattaaaaaaaatgaacttCAGTGCTAAAGTTTTACTTTTCTTGACGAATAAAACTAGGCTTTGTCCAATAAATGTCTTCTTCTAAGTGTACCTCAAGCCGAAAGTTTGGCAAATAAAGCAAAAATATTGCATATTAATTCACGCAGAATCCTAAGCTAAGCTAAGATCCCAATGATTCAATTTTGgcctgatatatatatatatatacacacacagtATCCTAAGCTAAGATCCCAAAGATTCAGTTTTGGCttgatatatgtgtgtgtgtgtgtgcatgtTCTCTTGAACTCTCGTCCAAGATACATGCAATAATGGAAAATTCCAGTCTAGATGATTTTCTTGATGATGGTTATGGTTATGACATTGTTGTTGTTGGGTCGGGATATGGAGGTTCTGTGGCTGCTTGTCGGATGTCCAATGCAGGATTTAAAGTTTGTTTGTTAGAGAAAGGACGACGATGGGAAGCTAAAGATTTCCCAACCGACGTGTTTAAGATGATGTCTGCTGCCCGGGTCGAAAATAACAACAATGGAATCAGCTTTGGTCCAAAGGATGCTCTGTTTCAGGTCTTGACATGCGAGCTTCGCACACGattggctttttttttttttttttttctttttaagaagtttgaaatatatatttagcaAGAAAGCTTAAAAATGAGTGGATATATTCACGTTTTCTTTGTACCATTTTACTAATTCATTCTTTTTATCACCATTGCGTAGTTAGTTCTTTCATGATGATTGGCTTTGCTCACCGTTGGCATTCGTTGTAAATGAAAACCGCAGATATATGTCCAAGATGATTCCCTAGCAGCAGTGGCATGTGGCTTGGGTGGTGGCTCACTAATAAATGCAGGAGTAATGTTACCAACACCAGTTCGTGCACGTCGAGACCCTAAATGGCCCAAGGCTTGGGAAAAGGACTGGGATATGTACGAGGCTTCTGCTAAAGAAATGCTAAGAGAACAAAGAATCCCAGTGAAGTTTCAAAATGCTAAGATCATGAAAGATGTGATTGAAGCGGAGTTTGAGACGAGCATGAATGATCAGCTGACAGTTGGCATGAATTTCGATGTGGAAGAAAAGTTGCTCAATTCAAAAAAGTCTCATGGATCTGGAAGTTGTTTAGCTTGTGGGAATTGTCTTACTGGATGTCCTTACAATGCTAAAAATTCCACCGACGTGACTTATCTTGCCTCAGCTGTAGAAGTATGTATAGTGCTGCCCCATCAATTTCTAATTAGTTTTTAAGCTTGCTTTTTCGTTTCAGATAGATTTCTTATCACAGGCAGGATGTCATATTAAAACAGAATGTGAGGTTCAGTATGTGGTAAGAAACCAAGAGAAAAACTGCATAGATGAAAAAATGGAAGGAAGATCAAGGCGTAGATGGCTGGTATATCTCAACGAATTTGACTGTGTAgcagcggattttgtggtacTCTCAGGTATACTTGCATAACTCGACTTGGAAACACTATACTAATTCGGCTGCATGTCCGTATTAAATTTTACACTGCAATCATTTTCAGCTGGAGTATTTGGTACAGCTAAGATACTTTTTCAATCTAAAATGAGAGGCCTGAAAGTTTCAGAGAAGCTTGGCTCAGGACTCAGCTTCAATGGTAATAACGTTGCTTATCTTGCTCGAAGCTCAGCAAACTTGAACACTTATGCATTGAATAGAAAGCAACTTTCAAAGATCCCTTTTCAAGAAAGACCAGGCCCATCGATTTCTTCATCATTCACTTCTTCGTCGGGTTTCACAATTCAGGTTCATGCAATACTAACTTTGGGTCTTATTGGAAAACTATGTGCAAAGATAAAAGACGATGTATCAATAATTTTTCCCACTTCCTGCAGAGTGCAGTAATTCCAACTGCTTATCCATGCTTGTTGTTTGAAGGACTGACAACTTATGGATGGCAATCTAGCTTTTGGTTCTTGCACAAAATAGTCGACAAGATCAAGCATTTTATAGGTTTAAAGTGCAGGCAAGGAATGGTTCTGAATGCCATGGGATATGATGACAACAACGGCACACTTACCTTCGACAATGTTACAAAAAAAATCCTCTTTAAACCACCTCGCGATCCTCTATTACCGCGAAAGATTGAAACTTTCAAGAAACTCGCTGACAAATTAGGAGGAACTCTTCTCATGTCGTGCTATAGAAGCACTTCAGTACATCACCTAGGAGGTTGCGCAGCAgcaaaagatttctcttctgGAGTTTGTAATCCTGATGGTCAAGTTTTTGACCCAACATCTCCCCTCGGAGTGTACCCTGGTCTTTATATATGTGACGCCTCTATGATACCGTGTTCTGTCGGAATCAACCCTTGTCTCACTATTGCTGTGGTTGCTGAGCATGTTAGTCGACACCTTATGCAGGATACTGTCAAATACAACAGCAGTTTTGCGAAAGGATGTTGTGATAGAAAACAAGATTTGATCATTAATCATGATGAAAAAAAGATGAGAGATGATTCAAAAGTAATGATCAAAGAAACCATGAGAGGGCAAGTTGGTGGTATGGTATGTAGTGCACATCTGAAATTCAAGTTCAAAacgtctccaaatcttgagaaaACATGTATTCGTATGGGTGTATCACATCCCCTCTTACGAGGAAAAGTTGGTGGATATGTTGTATGTAAAGGTCTAGAGATGGATGAACTGCATGTAATCAAAGGCGAAGTTGACTTGTGTAAAACAGATAGTAAGACGCCATATACGCAATACATGCACTATCATCTCCTCCTAGCTGGTTCATCTGGCTCAAGGTATGATTTTTGTATCATAGATGTTCAATTATTAGTTTCTTGATTTCAAACATCAAAGTGACGTGAATAATTTTAGTATAGATATGTTCTTGGAGGGATAAAAATCTTGAACCCTTATCTACTAGCACTTAATGCATGGAGCGAATCCACGACGCTGCATGTGACTTTGAGAAAAATCACGATGAACATCACAGAGGAACAAAAAACAAGTTTAAAAGGGGAGCTTCATATTTCATTTACAGAACTTTTGAAAAGCTTGTACAGCCTTGAAGGTGGAAGTAGGAGCAGATTTATGCAGATTTTTATGCGATCTCTCTTTAGGACGTATATCTTACAAAAACCTCGAGAGAGTCGTGCAAATTTCTCCCCCATTAAAACAGCTCGTGGACCTTATCCTAGCAGTACAAATCATGAAATAATCACAGGTACTTATGAAATCATTTTGAATTGATCTTATAAAGCTCAAAGTAAATCAACTTatcaaatttattaaatttcagAAGACGGCTTAGAAATTAATTGCCAACACTGGGAGTGCGTCAACCATATTCCACCAGAATCAGCAAAAAGAACCTACCCTGTATTTCTTATAAACGGTTATTCGACAGAAAGCTTTTGTTTATCAACTGAACCAAATGATCTTGTCAGAACTTTACTTCAAGAAGGGCATGATGTTTGGTTATTGCATGCAAGATTACACTCATTGAATCCTCCAAACAACTTGTCAATCAAAGACATAGGGGAAGTAGACATACCAGCAGGTGAACTtatgtaaaatataatatatttcctTCTTTCAATAAGTAGTTCaagaattattatttatttgttgaTGCTTCTTCGCCTTTATTTTTCAGGAATAAATATGATTTCCAAGTTCTATGGAGAATCTGTAAAAGTACATGTAGTTGCACATTGTGTGGGAGGACTTGCGATTCATATCGCGCTAATGGGAGGCTTTGTCTCAGCCAAGAGGATAGCTTCTTTGTCATGCACCAACTCTTCAATGTTCTTCAAGCTCACGACATCATCTTTAATCAAAATGTGGCTTCCCCTTGTCCCAGTAAGCAATTTCACGTCTTTCGGATCGTTTGGTACTAACAATTTGTATCCGAGATAAAGAATCTTTATTTCTTGACTGACCAAAGATGAACAATTTGTAACGGCTTTTTTTTACATCATTGCAGATGTGCATGGCAATAATGGGCAGGAATGGCACATTACCTCTGCTTCAAGCGTCGACCATTACCCCAAGGCATATGCTCTTGAAATCGATAGCACGTTTGATACCACGGTATGAAAGATGCATCTGTGACGAATGTGAGGTCTTTTCAGGAATATTTGGAAACACATTTTGGCACCAAAACATAAGCCATACAATGCATCATTGGATGAACAAAGAGAATCTAAGACAACTCCCAATGGCTGCATTTCCACACCTCAGAAAGATCTGTAATGCTGGTTTTATAGTGGATGAAAAGGGCAAAAACTCATATCTCATACACCCTGAGAGAATGGCATTGCCGACCCTTTACATATCCGGAGGACGGTCCATCCTTGTGACACCCGAAACCTCGTTTCTCGCGAATAAATATATGAAGTTGCACCAGCCTTACCACATACATGAAAGAGTGGTAGTAAAAGGATATGGCCATTCAGATCTCTTGATTGGGGAGGAGTCTAATGTAAAAGTATTTCCTCACATCGTAAACCATATGAGATTGGCAGAAAAGGAAAAGGATCCTTCAGTGAGTTTAGTAGTGAAGAAGTACAAGAAAGAGGTCTTAGAATGGAGCAATGATCCATACAAGGATAGAAGAAGATTTGGAGATTGTGCTTTTAACTTGATCACCATCCTATTGTTTGTGCTGCTCTTTAAATGCTTAATTTCCCagttgttttcaaattttgcgTGAATCTATATTTTGGTTTCATaattctattattttttttgttttgtgcttGAAATTATAGGTGGTGTAGATTTTCAATTCCAAAAATATGTACGCGTAATGTAATATGGATGTAGTCTTATAGCTACTTCACTAATGTTATTTTTAGTCCATGAACCTCATTTTAATGAAAGATAGTCCGCTAGTATtttaataaacataaaaattgaATGGTAAATCAAAATATTAGAGGTATTTAATTGCAAAAATATATAACaatgtaaaatatatatatatatatatatatatatatatatattacgtgCTAAAAAAAATACGAAACTACGGTTAAGCGAGAATATTATAGcgtctatattttttgtttatcgTCTAGGTGGAGTCCAAGAAATTTGGACTTCTATCTAATTGGCAGCGAGAGTACACAATGGAAGAtgatgatgtcgattttttaTCTCGAGTTCGGTCTGGTATAATGGATCCTCCAACTCTTTTATAAAGCAGGTCGGGTCGGATACCAATGAACTCTACACAAGCAACaactaggtcaaggggcgccgaaggtattttcggcgtgacccctccgatgcctaagttagtgtcttgaaggcagagagtatgattaatgcgaaaactgagagaaatgagtgcgtgaatataaaagtgagagtgaatgtgtgatgaatgatgaatagtgagtaatgaatgaacacaaccataacagtacctgtatttataggagtAAATAGAGTAAGTTACATAGTCGAACTATAACATGTCCTGGATTAGGACTTTTCATCCATTGGTTCCTTCTTAAGCTTATCTCTATcttgtgaatatttgaaaatattcaagcttatcgcatatatatatatatatatcatagtCCTGCTTGAATTAGAAACTTATGCGCAACGTATTGGGCCTAGCTCGGGTAGGCCTATTAAAGGCAGCCCAGATCATGACAAGACCTACCATGCATAAAAATGGGCTGGACCTTTCCTTCTAATAATAATCCCACCATTGGGCCAACCCTTATAAACCCATAATGAACGGGTTCGGGCTAGAATAATTTCACGGGGTAATAATAGTACCTCCCCGACTAGTCTAAAATAAGAATTAATTTAGACCATGAGTACAAGTCTGACCCCAAACGCCATGTGCTTCTTTCGAACCACCCGGATTTGAATCCGCGTGATG
Proteins encoded:
- the LOC140882383 gene encoding ubiquitin-conjugating enzyme E2 variant 1C-like; this translates as MTLGSGGSSVVVPRNFRLLEELERGEKGIGDGTVSYGMDDGDDIYMRSWTGTIIGPHNSVHEGRIYQLKLFCDKDYPEKPPSVRFHSRINMSCVNHDSGVVESKKFGLLSNWQREYTMEDILTQLKKDMAAPHNRKLVQPPEGTYF
- the LOC140878128 gene encoding uncharacterized protein, with the translated sequence MYEASAKEMLREQRIPVKFQNAKIMKDVIEAEFETSMNDQLTVGMNFDVEEKLLNSKKSHGSGSCLACGNCLTGCPYNAKNSTDVTYLASAVEAGCHIKTECEVQYVVRNQEKNCIDEKMEGRSRRRWLVYLNEFDCVAADFVVLSAGVFGTAKILFQSKMRGLKVSEKLGSGLSFNGNNVAYLARSSANLNTYALNRKQLSKIPFQERPGPSISSSFTSSSGFTIQSAVIPTAYPCLLFEGLTTYGWQSSFWFLHKIVDKIKHFIGLKCRQGMVLNAMGYDDNNGTLTFDNVTKKILFKPPRDPLLPRKIETFKKLADKLGGTLLMSCYRSTSVHHLGGCAAAKDFSSGVCNPDGQVFDPTSPLGVYPGLYICDASMIPCSVGINPCLTIAVVAEHVSRHLMQDTVKYNSSFAKGCCDRKQDLIINHDEKKMRDDSKVMIKETMRGQVGGMVCSAHLKFKFKTSPNLEKTCIRMGVSHPLLRGKVGGYVVCKGLEMDELHVIKGEVDLCKTDSKTPYTQYMHYHLLLAGSSGSRYVLGGIKILNPYLLALNAWSESTTLHVTLRKITMNITEEQKTSLKGELHISFTELLKSLYSLEGGSRSRFMQIFMRSLFRTYILQKPRESRANFSPIKTARGPYPSSTNHEIITEDGLEINCQHWECVNHIPPESAKRTYPVFLINGYSTESFCLSTEPNDLVRTLLQEGHDVWLLHARLHSLNPPNNLSIKDIGEVDIPAGINMISKFYGESVKVHVVAHCVGGLAIHIALMGGFVSAKRIASLSCTNSSMFFKLTTSSLIKMWLPLVPMCMAIMGRNGTLPLLQASTITPRHMLLKSIARLIPRYERCICDECEVFSGIFGNTFWHQNISHTMHHWMNKENLRQLPMAAFPHLRKICNAGFIVDEKGKNSYLIHPERMALPTLYISGGRSILVTPETSFLANKYMKLHQPYHIHERVVVKGYGHSDLLIGEESNVKVFPHIVNHMRLAEKEKDPSVSLVVKKYKKEVLEWSNDPYKDRRRFGDCAFNLITILLFVLLFKCLISQLFSNFA